The Juglans regia cultivar Chandler chromosome 2, Walnut 2.0, whole genome shotgun sequence genome includes a window with the following:
- the LOC108995552 gene encoding uncharacterized protein LOC108995552 codes for MDEVLGQRREVAMSQSLFSAVLSLLVGMIIWEAEDPCMPLVVALFTVVGMSLKSVVELFSTIKIKPASDAVALLSFNWFVLGMLTYPALPRVARMLAPMSLRVVDKLVSSL; via the coding sequence ATGGATGAAGTTCTTGGCCAACGCAGGGAGGTTGCAATGTCACAGAGCCTTTTCAGTGCGGTGTTATCGCTTTTGGTTGGAATGATTATCTGGGAAGCTGAAGACCCTTGCATGCCCCTTGTGGTGGCCCTCTTCACGGTTGTTGGCATGTCCTTGAAGAGTGTAGTCGAGCTTTTCTCCACCATAAAGATCAAACCTGCTTCTGATGCAGTTGCTCTCTTAAGCTTCAATTGGTTCGTACTGGGCATGCTTACCTACCCGGCACTGCCAAGAGTTGCCAGAATGTTGGCTCCAATGTCTTTGCGGGTTGTGGACAAACTTGTTAGCTCGCTTTGA